The Acidobacteriota bacterium DNA window GCTCGCGGCTCCCAATGACGGCCGTCGGCGCTCATCTGCGGATAACCGGTGTCGTGCAGGGCGTCGGCTTTCGTTACACGTGCTATCGCCAGGCCAGGAACCTCAAACTCGTCGGATGGGTCAGGAACCGCCCTGACGGCTCGGTGGAGGTGCTGATCGAGGGTGACCGCTCGGCGGTCGAGTCCCTGATCAGCGAACTGAAAGTGGGGCCGTTCAGCGCCGTCGTCAGGGGAATGGACGTCTCCTGGCTGGAGGTCTCCGGCAAATACCCATCTTTTGACATCATGGGCTGATACATGGAAGAATTGAAGAAATACATCCGAAGCGTGCCGGATTTCCCCAAACCGGGCATCAACTTCTATGACATTACCAGCCTGCTTCAGGATCCGCACGGGTTTGACCTCGCGGTCTCGGCCATGGAGAAGTACGTTCGTGCCAGGAAGGCGGACAAGATCGTGGCCGTCGAGGCGCGCGGGTTCGTCTTCGGCGCCGTCCTGGCCGACCGTCTGCACCTGCCCCTTGTTCCGGCCCGCAAGCCCGGCAAGCTGCCGTACCGGACCGTGTCCCAGGAGTATTCCCTGGAATACGGTACCGGCATGGTTGAGATTCACGGTGACGCGGTCAGCAAGGGGGAGAGGGTGGTGGTGGTGGATGACCTGATCGCGACCGGCGGCACGCTGGCAGCGGTCTGCAAACTCGTCGAACGTCTGGGCGGCAAAGTGGTCGGTATCTCCAGTGTGATCGGCCTGACCTTTCTGCCGTTCGAGGCCCCCCTGGCCGGCTACGACGTCAACTACCTGATCTCGTACGATTCTGAATAGCTCCCCCTTGCGGCTGGTTCCCCCGCATAGTAGATTGGGGCACCGGGCTGGCTGGATATTCATTTGCTCAGCGCACCGGGGACGGCGTCACGATACGAGTGTGAGCCCCCGTAGCTCAGTAGGATAGAGCACTGGTTTCCTAAACCGGGTGTCGCAGGTTCGAATCCTGCCGGGGGTAGAATTAACATTGACCGCGATTGGCCAACCGGTCAACGGAAGAATGGGCGAGTGATAAGGGGGCGCGTTACCGCCACAAGTGGGGGTGTGTCTCTATGCGGGACGGGGTCCAGAAAGACGAAATGGAAAGGGCGGTTTGCGATTCCTTTCTCGGCTATTATAACGAGAAGCTCGGCCTCGATTTCAGAGTCAGCGAGCACCAGGACAAGCCTGACTTCCTGGTTCACTGCAACCGAACAGACGTAACACGGGGCCTTGAAATCACAATTGCGATGTTTCAGGACAGCGATTCATTAGCAGCGCGCCAATTGTTTGGACGATTGAATACCGTGATGCCTGATGGTGTGGCCGCTTCGGGAGACCGCAAACGTGCTGGTCCCTACATGGCTAAAACCGCCGACCTGACGAAGCACAATACCGGAGTACTGGCGCAGTTGGTAACCGAGCGCATCAGGGACAAGTGCGATAAGACTCAGGGGTATGACAGAACCCTGCCCCTTATCCTGGTCGTTGCGATTGGCGATAAGGTGCGCGGGCTAACGTCTATGCGTCGGTTGGTTGCTCCCGAAGTCCATGTGCCCAGACCGAATCCCTTTCGGCAGATATGGCTCTCGGTGTACTGCAGCCTTCGGGATGACAACGGGATTCTGTCACTCTACAGACAGGTGTAAGAGCCATAGGTCGCAGATTTGATACCCTGAGCTTCAACTGGCAGGTCTGTTCACCACCCGAATGGTGCTATACTGTGTCGTGCCCCTTGACGATTGCGCCTCTTCTGCGGCAGTTCACTCACCGGCCTGCGCGAGCCGCTGCCGGCCGGCCTCTCAACCTCTTGAAATCCGGCCAGTTAGGGCAGAGGAAAAACACCAAAAGGGATTGACAGCCGGGTTGTGCTTGTATATATTCTTTGCCTATTCTGACGGGTAACCCGTCTATATGTAGAAGAACATAAGTGCGTTGGTATGGTTAAGGAGTCGTCTCGATGAAAAGGTTGGTGGTTTCGGTTCTCGCGTTGCTTCTGGTTCTTGGCACGACCGGCTCGGCTCAAGAAGACAACCCCAGGGCAGAGTTCCTGAGGATATTTCCGCTTTCATTCCCCAGTGTGCTGGATCTGGCTGGCGGCGGGGCTCGTGCTCACGGTATGGGGAAAGCGTTTCTCGGGATCTCCGATGACATCTCGGCCGTGACGTGGAATCCTGCGGGTCTGTACGGTCAGGAGAAGGAGGGCCCGTCACTGGGGCTGGATTATAGTACGTTTACCCCAAAAGCGGAGTATAG harbors:
- a CDS encoding acylphosphatase; the protein is MTAVGAHLRITGVVQGVGFRYTCYRQARNLKLVGWVRNRPDGSVEVLIEGDRSAVESLISELKVGPFSAVVRGMDVSWLEVSGKYPSFDIMG
- a CDS encoding adenine phosphoribosyltransferase, with protein sequence MEELKKYIRSVPDFPKPGINFYDITSLLQDPHGFDLAVSAMEKYVRARKADKIVAVEARGFVFGAVLADRLHLPLVPARKPGKLPYRTVSQEYSLEYGTGMVEIHGDAVSKGERVVVVDDLIATGGTLAAVCKLVERLGGKVVGISSVIGLTFLPFEAPLAGYDVNYLISYDSE